In Acidovorax sp. 106, the following proteins share a genomic window:
- a CDS encoding 50S ribosomal protein L25/general stress protein Ctc encodes MNFVAFERAKQGTGASRRLRNSGKTPGIVYGGAAEPQLIEIDHNALWHALKKEAFHSSVLDMEVAGKTAKVVLRDVQYHPYKQLVLHIDFQRVDDKTKLHLKVPLHFSGAEESPAVKVDKCMVNPIVNELDVTCMPSDLPEFIAVDLSKLEKGVSLNLKDIKLPKGVSAVIRGNKQNPVLVSVVPPVVVEDTPAEAAPAADAKGKGKGKK; translated from the coding sequence ATGAACTTCGTCGCTTTTGAGCGCGCCAAGCAAGGTACGGGTGCGAGCCGCCGTCTGCGCAATTCGGGCAAGACGCCTGGCATCGTGTACGGCGGTGCTGCGGAACCCCAACTGATCGAGATCGACCACAACGCTCTGTGGCACGCCCTCAAGAAGGAAGCCTTCCACTCCAGCGTGCTGGACATGGAAGTGGCTGGCAAGACTGCCAAGGTGGTGCTGCGCGACGTGCAATACCACCCTTACAAGCAACTGGTTCTGCACATCGACTTCCAGCGCGTGGACGACAAGACCAAGCTGCACCTGAAGGTGCCACTGCACTTCAGCGGTGCAGAAGAGTCCCCTGCCGTCAAGGTGGACAAGTGCATGGTCAACCCCATCGTGAACGAACTCGATGTGACCTGCATGCCTTCGGACCTGCCAGAGTTCATCGCTGTCGATCTGTCCAAGCTGGAAAAGGGCGTGTCCCTGAACCTCAAGGACATCAAGCTGCCCAAGGGCGTGAGCGCTGTGATCCGTGGCAACAAGCAAAACCCTGTGCTCGTGTCGGTAGTGCCTCCAGTGGTGGTGGAAGACACCCCAGCGGAAGCCGCTCCTGCTGCTGACGCCAAGGGCAAGG
- a CDS encoding ribose-phosphate pyrophosphokinase — MQANQPDFMVFTGNANPGMAAEIAKHLGTQLGAADVGRFSDGEVTVEIKQNVRARDVFVVQSTCAPTNDNLMELLIMVDALKRASAERISAVIPYFGYARQDRRPRSTRVPITAKVVANMLQAVGVARVLTMDLHADQIQGFFDIPVDNIYASPVLLGDLRQKNYEDLIVVSPDVGGVVRARALAKQLGCDLAIIDKRRPKANVSEVMHVIGEIEGRNCVIMDDMIDTAGTLVKAAEVLKERGAKKVYAYCTHPIFSGPAIERISKGSALDEIVVTNTIPLSETAKGCSKIRQLSVAPLIAETIQRIAKGESVMSLFSDQDNA; from the coding sequence ATGCAAGCCAACCAACCCGACTTCATGGTTTTCACCGGCAATGCCAATCCTGGCATGGCAGCTGAAATTGCAAAACACCTTGGCACCCAATTGGGCGCAGCCGATGTGGGCCGATTCTCTGACGGTGAAGTCACCGTCGAAATCAAGCAAAACGTTCGTGCACGCGATGTGTTCGTGGTTCAGTCCACTTGCGCGCCAACGAACGACAACCTCATGGAATTGCTGATCATGGTGGATGCGCTCAAGCGCGCATCGGCCGAACGCATCAGTGCCGTGATTCCCTATTTTGGCTACGCCCGCCAAGACCGCCGTCCCCGCTCCACACGCGTGCCCATCACCGCCAAGGTGGTGGCCAACATGTTGCAGGCCGTCGGTGTGGCCCGTGTGCTGACGATGGATCTGCACGCGGACCAGATTCAAGGGTTCTTCGATATTCCCGTAGACAACATCTACGCATCGCCTGTGCTGCTGGGTGACCTGCGCCAAAAGAACTACGAAGACCTGATTGTGGTCTCCCCCGACGTGGGCGGTGTGGTGCGTGCTCGCGCATTGGCCAAGCAACTGGGTTGCGATCTGGCCATCATCGACAAGCGTCGCCCCAAGGCCAACGTTTCGGAAGTGATGCACGTGATCGGTGAGATCGAAGGCCGCAACTGCGTCATCATGGACGACATGATCGACACGGCTGGCACGCTGGTCAAAGCCGCCGAAGTGCTCAAGGAGCGCGGCGCCAAGAAGGTGTACGCCTACTGTACCCACCCCATTTTCTCGGGTCCTGCCATCGAACGCATTTCCAAGGGCTCGGCCCTGGATGAGATCGTGGTGACCAACACCATCCCATTGAGCGAAACCGCCAAGGGATGTTCCAAGATTCGCCAATTGTCCGTGGCACCGCTGATTGCAGAGACGATCCAGCGCATTGCCAAGGGCGAGTCGGTGATGAGCCTGTTCTCGGACCAAGACAACGCCTGA
- the ispE gene encoding 4-(cytidine 5'-diphospho)-2-C-methyl-D-erythritol kinase has product MQALYDVPAPAKLNLFLHITGRREDGYHLLQSVFMLLDWCDTLHFELRPDGRLSREDLDTELPAMDLTLRAAHALQEATGCRAGAHIGVQKSIPAQAGMGGGSSDAATTLIALNRLWKLNLPRPALERIGLTLGADVPFFLRGHNAWVEGIGETIQPLELGQQPPPTQFVVVKPQAGLETKAIFSSPFLKRDSSHAIILGFAAAHYDFGRNDLQPVAESLCPDVKKAINWLKSKGMHARMTGSGSAVFAQMPRDVNFQDAPSEWKIKTCGNLMIHPLAGWVSE; this is encoded by the coding sequence ATGCAAGCGCTTTACGACGTTCCCGCCCCTGCAAAGCTGAATCTGTTTTTGCATATCACCGGCCGCAGAGAGGACGGATATCACCTCCTTCAGTCAGTCTTCATGCTGCTGGACTGGTGCGACACGCTCCACTTTGAACTGCGGCCCGACGGGAGACTCAGCCGCGAGGATCTCGACACCGAGCTGCCTGCCATGGACCTGACCCTGCGAGCAGCCCACGCACTGCAAGAGGCCACGGGCTGCCGCGCAGGCGCGCACATTGGAGTGCAAAAAAGCATTCCAGCGCAAGCAGGCATGGGCGGCGGCTCGTCAGATGCAGCAACCACCCTGATCGCCCTCAACCGCCTCTGGAAGCTGAACCTTCCCCGCCCAGCCCTGGAGCGCATCGGCCTGACATTAGGCGCAGACGTTCCATTTTTTTTGCGCGGGCATAACGCCTGGGTGGAAGGAATTGGTGAGACAATCCAGCCCCTTGAGCTAGGACAACAACCACCACCAACGCAGTTTGTGGTGGTCAAACCTCAGGCTGGATTGGAGACAAAAGCAATTTTTTCTTCACCCTTTCTGAAGCGTGATTCAAGTCATGCTATAATCTTAGGCTTTGCTGCAGCACACTACGATTTTGGTCGTAACGACTTGCAGCCAGTCGCAGAAAGTTTGTGCCCCGATGTGAAAAAAGCCATAAATTGGCTGAAGTCCAAAGGAATGCATGCTAGAATGACGGGCTCGGGTAGTGCAGTGTTTGCACAAATGCCGCGCGATGTCAATTTTCAGGACGCTCCCAGCGAATGGAAAATTAAAACATGCGGCAATCTGATGATTCATCCTCTGGCAGGGTGGGTTTCAGAGTGA
- a CDS encoding lipoprotein insertase outer membrane protein LolB, protein MGCALPPRPSNAEAPYWSGRIALQVEGDTPQSFAALFELEGEESQGQLTLLSPLGTTLGQLRWDAGTATLQTGQQIQRSDSLDALVVQLTGAALPVKAIFHWLKGSQAEAAGWTSDLSAAHQGRITAQRVLPEPKATLRISLSH, encoded by the coding sequence ATGGGCTGCGCACTCCCCCCTCGCCCCAGCAATGCAGAGGCTCCATACTGGTCGGGGCGCATTGCGCTACAGGTAGAAGGCGACACACCCCAATCGTTTGCCGCCTTGTTTGAACTGGAAGGCGAAGAAAGCCAAGGCCAGCTCACGCTGCTCAGCCCCCTGGGCACTACGCTGGGGCAATTGCGCTGGGATGCAGGCACCGCAACCTTGCAAACCGGTCAACAAATTCAGCGCTCCGACTCGCTGGACGCCCTGGTGGTCCAACTGACTGGTGCAGCATTGCCAGTCAAAGCCATTTTTCATTGGCTGAAGGGCTCCCAAGCAGAGGCAGCCGGCTGGACTTCTGACTTGAGTGCGGCCCACCAAGGTCGCATCACGGCGCAGCGGGTCCTCCCCGAGCCCAAGGCGACGCTGCGCATCTCGCTGTCCCACTAA
- a CDS encoding tetratricopeptide repeat protein — protein MIPLTTVLALAATCSWAQPVQTAKQKTATTDVAEEGMPADGNLFYEVLLGEVTTRTGDPGAGYALMLDAARRSHSSQLYQRAADIALQSRSGEYALAAAKAWQEDHPQSREANRYVLQILIALNRVSETAAPLQQLIQHAPAPSKVGILSAIPQMYGRVSDKAAAARAVQEALKAEIANPSTGAAAWITVGRMRLAAGDQAGSLESIAKAQAIDPAYEGLARLALELLDEGRNEAKPFVTHFLQQQPAPEIRMLYARVLLAQSQFTEASDQLHRVTQDKPDMAEAWLVLASLQVQDQKLALAAESLRKFMDIAQAAGDTEINQRIMTQAYVLAAQIAEKQGDLKAAQGWLDRIESPNDSFSVQRQRASILAKQGRMNEARALLKELPGSNAEEQRMKLLAEVQLLKEHNQNEEAFQLQGKALNESPEDNDLAYDQAMLAEKTGRLDVMEKLLRQVIARQPDYHHAYNALGYSLADRGVRLNEAKQLIQKALDLAPGDPFITDSLAWAEFRLGNKAQAQQLLQSAFSKKPDAEIAAHLGEVLWSQGNTEKAKAIWKEGLRLNPDNQTLKETLKRLGVSF, from the coding sequence TTGATCCCCCTGACCACTGTTTTGGCGCTTGCCGCGACTTGCAGTTGGGCTCAACCAGTACAAACAGCCAAACAAAAAACAGCCACGACCGACGTCGCAGAGGAAGGTATGCCGGCAGACGGTAACCTTTTCTACGAAGTTTTGCTTGGAGAAGTCACCACACGCACGGGCGACCCAGGTGCAGGCTATGCCTTGATGCTGGACGCCGCCCGGCGCAGCCACAGCAGCCAGCTGTATCAACGGGCCGCTGACATTGCCTTGCAATCACGCTCTGGCGAATATGCGTTGGCAGCAGCCAAGGCATGGCAAGAAGACCATCCCCAATCCCGGGAGGCCAATCGCTATGTGCTCCAGATTCTGATTGCCCTCAACAGAGTCAGCGAAACTGCGGCGCCATTGCAGCAACTCATCCAGCACGCGCCTGCACCCAGCAAAGTCGGCATTTTGAGCGCCATCCCACAGATGTATGGGCGCGTGAGCGATAAAGCCGCGGCAGCCAGAGCAGTGCAAGAAGCACTCAAAGCCGAAATAGCCAACCCGTCCACTGGGGCTGCGGCCTGGATTACCGTGGGGCGCATGCGCTTGGCAGCTGGCGACCAAGCCGGATCACTGGAGAGCATCGCGAAGGCGCAGGCCATCGACCCCGCTTATGAGGGTTTGGCCAGACTCGCGTTGGAGCTTCTGGATGAAGGTCGTAACGAAGCAAAGCCTTTTGTTACACACTTTCTACAACAGCAGCCAGCCCCTGAAATCCGGATGCTCTATGCACGGGTTCTGCTTGCCCAATCCCAATTTACAGAAGCATCGGACCAACTGCATCGGGTCACACAGGACAAGCCCGATATGGCCGAGGCATGGCTTGTGCTCGCCAGCCTGCAGGTGCAGGATCAAAAGCTGGCGCTGGCAGCCGAATCCTTGCGCAAGTTCATGGACATCGCCCAAGCTGCGGGTGATACCGAGATCAACCAGCGGATCATGACCCAAGCCTATGTGCTGGCAGCGCAAATTGCAGAAAAGCAAGGCGACCTGAAGGCGGCACAGGGCTGGTTGGATCGCATCGAAAGTCCCAACGATTCTTTCAGCGTGCAACGCCAACGCGCGTCCATTCTGGCCAAGCAAGGGCGCATGAATGAAGCAAGGGCCTTGCTGAAAGAGCTGCCAGGCAGCAACGCAGAAGAGCAACGGATGAAACTGTTGGCCGAAGTGCAATTGCTCAAAGAGCACAACCAAAACGAAGAAGCTTTTCAACTGCAGGGCAAAGCACTGAACGAGTCACCAGAAGACAACGACTTGGCCTATGACCAAGCCATGCTGGCAGAAAAGACGGGGCGACTGGATGTCATGGAAAAGCTGCTGCGCCAAGTCATCGCACGGCAGCCCGACTACCACCATGCCTACAACGCTCTGGGCTATTCGCTTGCAGACCGAGGGGTGCGGTTGAACGAAGCCAAGCAGCTCATTCAAAAAGCCCTTGACCTCGCCCCCGGTGACCCATTCATCACAGACAGCTTGGCGTGGGCGGAATTCCGCTTGGGCAACAAGGCCCAGGCACAGCAACTGCTGCAATCTGCCTTTTCCAAAAAGCCCGATGCTGAAATAGCAGCCCACCTGGGAGAAGTGCTCTGGAGCCAGGGCAATACAGAGAAAGCCAAAGCCATCTGGAAAGAGGGCTTGCGACTGAACCCCGACAACCAGACGCTCAAAGAAACGCTCAAGCGCCTCGGGGTTTCATTTTGA
- the mutM gene encoding bifunctional DNA-formamidopyrimidine glycosylase/DNA-(apurinic or apyrimidinic site) lyase: MPELPEVEVTRRSFADAIAGAQVLSMRMGKPLRWPLGCEPHAVIGRFVVGVRRRGKYLLLDLDRGMLLVHLGMSGSLRFASYLPEAGKHDHWDLVTSRGTLRLHDPRRFGAVVYAVDEGDPVAVKLLGGLGMEPLGGAFVIDAFVQGVRSSRLPIKQLLLAGRLVVGVGNIYASEALFLAGIRPTVRSSALTIARVKRLHQSICDVLERAVQMGGSSLKDFSSADGASGHFQTAAQVYGRAQAPCHVCATPIKMVRQGQRSSFYCPVCQR; the protein is encoded by the coding sequence ATGCCTGAGTTGCCAGAGGTTGAGGTCACTCGACGCAGCTTTGCGGACGCCATTGCGGGTGCTCAGGTACTCTCCATGCGAATGGGGAAACCCTTGCGTTGGCCCTTGGGGTGTGAGCCGCACGCGGTGATTGGTCGATTCGTGGTGGGGGTTCGGCGCCGTGGCAAGTACCTGTTGCTGGACCTAGATCGGGGGATGCTGCTGGTTCACTTGGGAATGTCGGGGAGTTTGCGCTTTGCGTCGTATTTGCCCGAAGCGGGCAAGCATGACCACTGGGATTTGGTGACTTCCCGCGGAACGCTGCGCTTGCATGACCCACGGCGTTTTGGCGCTGTGGTTTACGCAGTGGACGAGGGTGATCCTGTCGCGGTCAAGTTGCTCGGAGGTTTGGGCATGGAGCCTCTGGGAGGCGCCTTTGTCATTGATGCGTTTGTGCAAGGCGTGCGGTCGAGCCGTTTGCCAATCAAGCAACTGCTGCTTGCAGGGCGCTTGGTGGTGGGGGTAGGCAATATTTATGCGTCAGAAGCCCTTTTTTTGGCAGGCATACGCCCAACAGTACGGTCTTCTGCGTTAACGATTGCCCGGGTCAAGCGCTTGCACCAGAGTATTTGCGATGTGCTGGAGAGGGCTGTGCAAATGGGAGGAAGTAGCCTGAAGGACTTTTCTAGCGCAGATGGCGCCAGTGGCCATTTTCAGACGGCGGCTCAGGTGTATGGACGTGCCCAAGCGCCCTGCCATGTGTGCGCCACGCCCATTAAAATGGTGCGCCAGGGGCAACGCAGCAGCTTTTATTGTCCTGTTTGCCAACGATAG
- a CDS encoding dynamin family protein, translated as MGPSFNEQFDQHGAWRRAFAQQLKQLAEWMSGHDLMDAAVQERLQRLENQVRTDKVMVAFVAEFSRGKSELINSIFFADYGRRIMPASAGRTTMCPTELGYDPAFAPSLRLLPIETRLQMQGLAEWRLKHDRWVEIPLDVNDADQIAKALEKVAEIRRVSLDNARALGFWHDDLAEENPVPDAEGMVEVPMWRHALINIPHPLLKQGLVILDTPGLNAVGAEPELTVNLIPQAHAVVFILSADTGVTRSDLSIWREHLATSTDSMDARLVVLNKIDTLWDALNSPEQVQAQLDRQCRTSAEMLGIPLDQVVPVSAQKGLVAKIACDDLLLESSGLPALEEALAQGVMGRRQAILRAAVATGVANLRSETSRVINIRRRDLDDQMAELRSLRGKNISVIESMRHRIEQEQQEFDLSTAKIQAVRAVHLKLLREVFHQLGSKALKTELTELSQLLQQKGLKLGVRKIYLETFDRLRGTLDKAQASGTEIQAMLGGTFRQLNAEFGFSLQVPPPPQLEHFLHDLAQIEQSHLQYLGVSNALKLAQPEFSERLVRALGTRLRTVYESAANDLELWSKSATAQLDAQLRERRRSFSRRIEAVDRIQQAASGLVERIAEIEAGEDELIQLEHRLQELTAQLISLPQEEHQDASLDFLIA; from the coding sequence GTGGGACCCTCATTCAACGAACAGTTCGACCAGCATGGTGCATGGCGACGTGCATTTGCGCAGCAGCTCAAGCAGCTCGCTGAGTGGATGTCTGGCCATGATCTTATGGATGCTGCTGTGCAGGAGCGGCTTCAGCGCTTGGAAAATCAGGTCCGGACTGACAAAGTCATGGTGGCCTTCGTAGCCGAGTTTTCGCGTGGCAAGTCGGAGTTGATCAACTCCATTTTCTTTGCCGACTATGGTCGGCGCATCATGCCTGCCAGCGCTGGGCGCACGACGATGTGCCCCACCGAGTTGGGTTACGACCCCGCATTCGCTCCAAGTTTGCGACTACTTCCTATTGAGACGCGTCTGCAGATGCAAGGCTTGGCAGAGTGGCGTCTTAAGCATGATCGTTGGGTTGAGATTCCGCTGGATGTGAATGACGCGGATCAGATTGCGAAAGCCCTCGAAAAAGTCGCGGAAATTCGGCGGGTGAGTCTCGACAATGCCAGGGCCTTGGGCTTTTGGCACGACGATCTTGCCGAAGAAAACCCTGTGCCAGACGCTGAAGGCATGGTGGAAGTGCCCATGTGGCGCCATGCGTTGATCAACATTCCGCATCCGTTGCTTAAACAAGGGCTGGTTATCCTGGATACGCCCGGACTTAATGCGGTTGGGGCAGAGCCAGAGCTGACGGTGAACCTGATTCCGCAGGCGCATGCGGTGGTGTTCATCCTTAGTGCGGATACTGGGGTGACCCGCTCGGACCTCTCTATTTGGCGAGAGCATCTGGCCACATCCACTGACAGCATGGATGCGCGGCTTGTTGTTCTGAACAAGATCGACACCTTGTGGGATGCCTTGAATTCGCCAGAGCAGGTGCAGGCACAACTGGATCGCCAATGCCGGACTTCTGCAGAGATGCTGGGCATTCCGTTGGATCAGGTGGTGCCCGTCTCAGCCCAAAAAGGATTGGTCGCAAAAATTGCCTGTGACGACCTGTTGCTGGAGTCCAGTGGACTTCCTGCATTGGAAGAGGCACTTGCGCAAGGCGTGATGGGGCGACGGCAAGCCATTTTGCGTGCCGCTGTGGCCACGGGCGTTGCCAATCTCCGCTCTGAAACATCGCGTGTCATCAACATCCGGCGCCGTGATCTGGATGACCAGATGGCGGAGCTGCGTAGCTTGCGCGGCAAGAATATCTCGGTCATTGAGAGCATGCGGCATCGCATCGAGCAGGAGCAGCAGGAGTTTGATCTCAGCACTGCGAAGATCCAGGCTGTGCGTGCCGTGCACCTCAAGCTGTTGCGTGAGGTGTTTCATCAGCTCGGATCCAAGGCGCTGAAGACCGAGTTGACGGAGTTGTCGCAGTTGCTCCAGCAAAAGGGCTTGAAGCTCGGGGTGCGCAAGATCTATCTGGAAACCTTTGACAGATTGCGCGGCACCTTGGACAAAGCCCAGGCTTCCGGTACCGAGATCCAGGCGATGCTGGGCGGCACATTTAGGCAATTGAATGCGGAGTTCGGGTTCTCTTTGCAAGTGCCACCGCCACCTCAGCTTGAGCACTTTTTGCACGACTTGGCCCAAATTGAGCAAAGCCATTTGCAGTACCTTGGTGTGAGCAATGCGCTGAAGCTGGCCCAACCAGAGTTTTCCGAGCGCTTGGTGCGCGCACTTGGAACGCGTTTGCGTACCGTGTACGAATCGGCAGCCAACGATCTGGAGTTGTGGAGCAAGTCCGCGACAGCACAGCTCGACGCTCAATTAAGGGAGCGTCGGCGCAGTTTCTCCCGCCGCATTGAGGCGGTGGACCGCATTCAGCAAGCTGCCAGCGGACTGGTTGAGCGCATTGCCGAAATTGAGGCGGGCGAGGATGAGTTGATTCAGCTTGAGCACCGGCTGCAGGAACTCACTGCTCAATTGATTTCGTTGCCACAAGAAGAGCATCAAGACGCTTCACTGGACTTCTTGATCGCATGA
- the mutY gene encoding A/G-specific adenine glycosylase, with amino-acid sequence MTVVADSVATRVVQWQVEHGRSHLPWQQTRDPYRVWLSEIMLQQTQVVTVLDYYARFLARFPDVRALASASLDEVLGLWSGLGYYSRARNLHRCAQRVVAEYGGLFPGTVALLADLPGIGRSTAGAIAAFCFSQRAPILDANVRRVLTRLLGFDADLSVAKNERALWDHAESLLPVDELSVSMPRYTQGMMDLGATLCVPKNPQCLICPLMDLCAAQKSGEPEKYPVKTRKLSRRSESWWLLVVLRDDGAVWLETRPPKGIWAGLQCVPAFSDCDALWALASSLSSVDRTREVDAFLHVLTHRDLHLHPVVAQVPIGSCPNGDGQWLTKAQWSKSGLPAPIRKMLDALV; translated from the coding sequence ATGACCGTGGTTGCTGATTCAGTGGCCACGCGTGTTGTGCAGTGGCAGGTTGAGCACGGGCGCAGTCATTTGCCTTGGCAGCAAACCAGAGATCCTTACCGGGTTTGGCTCTCAGAGATCATGCTGCAGCAAACCCAGGTGGTGACAGTCCTCGACTATTACGCCCGATTTTTGGCGCGTTTTCCAGATGTGAGAGCGTTGGCGTCGGCTTCTCTGGATGAAGTTCTGGGCCTGTGGAGTGGCCTGGGATACTACAGCCGCGCACGCAATCTGCATCGCTGTGCCCAACGGGTGGTCGCTGAGTACGGCGGTCTCTTCCCCGGTACGGTTGCATTGCTGGCCGATCTCCCTGGGATTGGTCGGTCTACGGCCGGTGCCATCGCGGCTTTTTGTTTTTCACAGCGCGCCCCCATTCTGGATGCCAATGTCCGCAGGGTTCTCACGCGGCTGCTGGGATTTGATGCGGATTTGTCCGTTGCCAAAAACGAGCGGGCTCTATGGGACCACGCAGAATCTTTGCTGCCGGTGGATGAGCTTTCGGTGAGCATGCCGCGCTACACGCAGGGAATGATGGACTTGGGTGCCACCCTCTGTGTGCCTAAGAATCCTCAGTGCCTGATCTGCCCCTTGATGGACCTGTGCGCCGCACAAAAATCGGGCGAGCCAGAGAAGTACCCTGTCAAGACACGCAAGCTCTCGCGCCGTTCTGAGTCTTGGTGGCTTTTGGTTGTGCTACGGGATGATGGTGCCGTCTGGTTGGAAACACGCCCTCCCAAAGGCATCTGGGCAGGCCTGCAATGTGTGCCTGCATTTTCGGACTGTGATGCTTTGTGGGCGTTGGCTTCGTCACTGAGCTCTGTAGATCGGACTCGGGAAGTGGATGCATTTCTGCACGTTTTGACGCATAGGGATCTGCACTTGCACCCCGTTGTGGCTCAGGTACCGATAGGCTCCTGCCCCAATGGAGACGGGCAGTGGTTGACGAAGGCGCAGTGGTCCAAGTCCGGTTTGCCTGCGCCGATTCGCAAGATGTTGGACGCTTTGGTCTAA
- the rapZ gene encoding RNase adapter RapZ has product MALEIVLITGMSGSGKSVALHAMEDAGYYCVDNLPPELLTAFVALEHQHHGNRVAIAMDVRSATSLPQVPKELNRLKSQGVVVQSLFLDATTGTLVRRFSETRRRHPLSHDETQQGRQALVQIIELERELLADLREQAHVIDTSNIRASQLQSYVKGLLSVAPGGMTLVFQSFAFKRGIPVDADYVFDVRMLPNPHYENALRDLTGLDAPVADFLQQQPDVSTMRQHIEQFLTHWLDVLEQNHRSYVTVAIGCTGGQHRSVYLVEQLAQIFETRWKVLRRHRELDGR; this is encoded by the coding sequence ATGGCGCTTGAAATCGTCTTGATCACCGGAATGTCGGGTTCTGGAAAGTCGGTGGCACTCCATGCCATGGAAGATGCAGGCTACTACTGCGTCGACAATTTGCCTCCCGAACTGCTGACCGCATTTGTTGCTCTGGAGCATCAGCACCACGGCAACAGAGTGGCGATTGCAATGGATGTGCGCAGCGCCACCTCGTTGCCCCAGGTCCCCAAAGAACTCAACCGACTAAAGTCCCAAGGGGTCGTCGTTCAGTCCCTGTTCTTGGATGCAACCACAGGCACTTTGGTACGCCGGTTTTCAGAGACAAGGCGACGGCACCCTCTCTCCCACGACGAAACCCAACAGGGACGCCAAGCACTGGTGCAAATCATTGAGTTGGAGCGGGAGCTGCTGGCCGACCTGCGCGAACAAGCCCATGTCATCGACACCAGCAACATCCGCGCCTCCCAATTGCAAAGCTATGTCAAGGGGCTGTTGTCCGTAGCGCCGGGGGGCATGACGCTGGTGTTCCAGTCATTTGCCTTCAAACGGGGCATTCCGGTGGACGCTGACTATGTGTTTGACGTGCGCATGCTGCCGAACCCCCACTACGAGAATGCATTGCGAGACCTCACCGGGTTGGACGCGCCTGTAGCTGATTTTTTGCAGCAGCAGCCGGACGTATCCACCATGCGCCAACACATCGAGCAATTTTTGACCCACTGGCTGGACGTTTTGGAACAAAACCACAGGAGCTATGTCACTGTGGCCATTGGATGCACCGGAGGCCAACACCGTTCGGTGTACCTGGTAGAGCAACTGGCGCAGATCTTCGAAACACGCTGGAAGGTTCTGCGGCGGCACCGAGAGCTGGATGGACGCTGA